Within the Vigna angularis cultivar LongXiaoDou No.4 chromosome 10, ASM1680809v1, whole genome shotgun sequence genome, the region agaacctaaattgggGTAGAAATAGAAGAAATAACTACTAATCACATGCAACCCGAATTCATTGCATGCTCACAACTCAGAGAAGAACGGACAGAAAAGGGAGACAACTTACCAGCTGAAGAacgagaaattgatcggtcaaaCGCCAGGATCGCCTAGGCACTTCCTGATCGTCGAATAGAAAACTCAGCagagagaatttgtagagagaagtcagagaactctgaggaatagagttttagagagatgaagtgttcttagaataatgagaagtgtttataaaatttcattttatattatcagattattttaaagtaaaataatctatCTCATTATTCTAATACATCAATTTGCTCTATAACACTCTATTTTTCAGGTCTTTACATGTTGCAAACGATTTATGCTCACAGAATTTGTCTGCTTGGATCCTCACACACATTTCAtgctataaaaataaaataaacataaaataaaataaaatgaaattcaataaaaaaaataaaaataataaccgaataagttaataaataaaaataaacataaaaatgcaaaataaaagaaaaaaaattaaaagaaaaaaagactttttttttcttatttatgtatttgacaatattttataactataatatctttttaaatgaTTCAGAACTAAACTCCTACGTCTTTGCATAATTGATTTCTTTTGAATTTGTATGAAAACTACGACTTGTATATAAAcgtaattttaatattttttcccaTTCCGGTAATAAGACAATTAGATTTGtctataaatgaaaaaaaaccTATAGTTTGGAAAAGATGTtagatatatatgtttttaataagtGAATGGTTTGTAATTAAATGAAACCAgctgaaattaagaaaaatgtttctttaacTTTGACTTCCTTTGTATATAAACTATATGAACATAAAAAATTCTctctttgcttttttttttttttctaattaacgATAGAGAATAAAAAAGTAGCAGACACATGACCtggtgtgaaaaaaaaatatgactgataaattttttctattttttatattaaggaATAGGGTTTGATACTGgaatctttctttttcaattaatataatttccTGAAAGTGGattcttaaaattattgttaaaaaaattaaagaaacgttgattattattaattaaaaataaatttacatagTCTCTGGcagaactgaaaaaaaaaaaggctaaCCTTAATATTCAGAgccaataaattttaataaaaacatcaaCTTCTCTTACGGACTGCTACTctcaataaatttcatttttgtattGCATATTGACCACAAAACAATAAATTGAACACAACTTCTGTTCTTATTGAGATAAAACAAAGGCAATAAAATCTCTCAAATATTATTGTCTTAACTCGATGATAAGAAAGtggaaataaaataacattcaGAGCAGAAACGAAGCCAAGTGTTTGATCATGGCTTTAGCTCTATCAGTTTCAGGCTTGAAGAGTTGGAAAGCATGTTCTTCATCGCCAGCATCAAACAATTCAACTTCTCCCTGCCATCCACTTTCCTTTATGGTGTCGTGGTACAAAATATTTCTGTCTCTGAACTCGTCTTTTCCGGTGATGGTGATCAGAATCTTAGAACACGCAAGTGTGGCCAAAGAGGGTGCCCCAGTGACACAAGGGTTGATCCAGGGATTATCGATTCCAGCAGGAGCATCAGGGCACGCCAAGCTCCAAACTTTCATGGCCAAACTCTGCTCGTGCCCTTCGACAGGCTCCGACCCAATTGGCTTTGAGCCCCAGAAAAAGGGAGAGCTCAGCACTGCACCGAATATCTTGAGATCCCCATGCAGAGACTCCTCCCCTGCACGAAGAAGCAAGTTGTGTGCGATGTTAGCACCGCTGGTTTCGCCTCCTACGTAGAGTTTGTTGAAATCGGCGTAGTGGAGTACCCATGGCTCGGGGTTGGCGGCGGTATTGGTGGCGTGGGAAGCGATCCACTGGAGAGTGGTCCAGCCATCTTGGTAGGCTGCAGGAAGAGGGTGGTGCGGCAGGAGTCTGAAGTCAACGGAGATGGCGATTACGTTGGCTTGGGAGACTAAGATGTTGAGATAGCGATGGACGAAAAAGGAGAAAGCCGATTCAACGCAGAAGGCGCCGCCGTGGAAGTAGACAAAGATGGGAAGTTTGTGGGAGGGATTGTTGTGGTTTTTGGGAAGGAAAACGCGAGCAGAGACCAAAGGGTTGTCTGCTATTACTATGTCTTTTGATGAGACTCCAGTTTCAGGGTCTTCGAGGGAGGCTGGGACGTTTGGAGAGCTCAGAAGACGATCCACCGTGCCATCTTTGTACACTCGAATGAGAGGGAGAAGCTCCATCACTATCTCCTTTTCCTCCTTCGCCATTGAAGCAAAAACAGAAAAGTTCAGAAAAAACAGAGAGAAGTTCAGGAAAAACAGAGAGATGCAGAGAAGAGAGGTGTCAAATTTCCTTAAGTAGTGGAACATGAGAATGATGGTCAAAGTTGATGTctttattaatactaataatatcAAGATCTGATAACAATTATTCATCTCTTACACGTTACCTcaataattaagaataattgttagtattttaattttcgataaataatattaattttgtacaCTAAAGATGAAATATGTACTTCAGAAGagctatttaaattaatatttttttaatcaaaatttaatattaattttgggCACTCAAGATGAAACATGTGATTGTAggatattataataatttataataagtttAAGTTTAACACAAACTTCAAATGATGTAAGGTAGGTGTGACTGAGCTAAACCTACCAAAAGACAAACACATGCAGTCAAACATGTCAACCCACCAACTAAAGCAAACTTGTAACTTCGCGGAACTCTATCTATTCTTAGAACACCTATTTTtgctcaattttttttttttttgaggtTTTAATTTTAGCAGGTAATTCTTATGATgatatttttcttacttttactatgtattatatacaatttaaaaaattcttatatttgtATAGTAAATTTTCGAAATTTGAAAtgttattttatcaaaaagttTATGTTGCCTTCTTTATAATGGTTTTTACAATGTCGTTGAAGTGTAATGTTTATGAAATTgttgtaatttgatttttttaggaaaattgattttttttttagaagggataatgataataaaaaaattatgatattagGATGCTTAAACGTATTTTGTGTACTTCCAACTAGTTTAATGATTCCTGAAAAAGTTTTTCTATGTACTCTCCccttattgtttttaatttcatcatggtttaaattttaataatttttattagaaatttaatCAGAATGGTTTTTACTTTAAACAATTCTACCTTGACTATTTagtctttttataaaattgtaatctCAAGTACCATTTTAGTTAACTGATGGGTTGATCATCCGATCAACAAGTTAATCGGACAAGACATAtcttaaaagatatattttagattatatatctgaaaatataattttagattaaaagaTACATTTTAGATAATTCAATTtgagatatatttaaaaaatatattttatattatacaaatttaaaatatatttttgaatataataatatgtttcaaattatataaactataatctatttttcaaacttattttgaattatgtactttgaaatgtatttttaaaaacattccACCACCGTCAGACAACATCACCAATCGTCAACTATCATCACAAATACACAACAGGGGTAATATAGGTATTCAGACAATTATGGGGTGCAGGAAGGAATGGCCTAAAATCATTTGGATTGGATCTGAGAAATTGTGGGCCAGGCCCAAGCAAAGCAATTCACGAATACATTTAATGAATCTTCAGTGAATTCTCATCTTCCAAGCGCAAGTTAGTCTCGCATATGGGAATttagtaaaaagtgaatttcaaattgaacttaatttcataaaattattttattatataaattttaaattaatctcaCTGGTTATCAAGtaaataaaaatcttttaaaatgatcatcaacaataattaagaaataagaCGCAGCAGACGAAGATGGAACGGCACCCCTAACATGACAGTatattaactcaaataattcaacAGCGTTAgcaagaattaaaagaaaatgaaatacaaTTTTACTTgagtttaaaacaaatattaagatgttaatctttttatttaggGATACGACTATGTCCAAATTTTcctaaaagaaaagttattttatttttcattacataatttatttgagTCATaactccttttttattttttttttctagtgaAGGATAAAATCCGCAAAGCGTTTGAACATGTTGTGAGCATTCTGGGTTCGTGGATCGTTGACGTGAAAAACGTGATCCTCGCCGTCCACTTCGTACAGTTCCACTTCCCCTTCCCACCCACTCTTTTTCACAGCCTCGTAGTACCACACACCTCTTTCCCTCAGCTCATCCATCTTCGCCGTACAAACCAGAACCTTCCGACACCCAAGTCCACTCAACGAAGCCGCCGCACTACTCAGCGGATTTATCAACGGGTTGTCAAACCCACCGCCGTCACACGACTGAATCCACACGCTCTCTTCCGTTTCACTCCCGATTCGCTTTGACCCCAAGAAGTAGGGATGAGAAACCAGAGCGCCTAAAACTTTTACACCACCGGGTAATGCTTCGGCCCCAGCTCGCATGGCAATGTTATGCGCTATGTTAGCGCCAGCACTGTCACCTCCAACGAACACTCTGTCCAAATCGCCGTGTTTGAGAACCCATAAGTCAGCCTTGGTGGCCACCCATTTCAGAGCTTCCCAGCAGTCGTGATAAGCCGCAGGAAGAGGAGTCTCCGGTGCCAATCTGTACTCCACAGAAACGACTAAAATGTCTGCGACGGAGAGAAACGTGTTGAAATAGTTCTGGTGGAGTTGGCTGAAGGCGGATTCGAAGAAAAATCCTCCACCGTGAAAGTAGACCAAGATGGGGAGTTTGAGGTTGTTACGACTGAGATTGTCCTCCTGCGATTGGATTCCGTTTGGAAGGTATAGACGAGCAGAGATGGGAGGTTTATCTGAGATGACAACGTCTTTCGATGATACATTTGTTGTCGGATTTTGAAGCGTGGGCGGCACAAAGGGAGAGCCTTGGAGGCGTTCGATGGTGCCATCTTCGTGAACTCTGACAAAGTTTGGAATCTCCATTGTTATCTTGTTTGAGTTCTTCTGCATCTCAaaacatgttttgttttaaacggtgaaaacatgttttgttttaaaaggtGGTAATTGAGTTTTTTGTGGACCTGCGTTCAGATGCTCCAACTCCACCTCGTAAATCTGGTGGACAGTTTTTGAAGTGTCAGAAATAAAGTGACTCCTCGCTTGAGTGGAGACCTTCAGCCATTCCATCATATGAGAAGGATGCATCATCACCTTTGGATTCTTCAAAGTTAAATTCTATAGCCAGTACTACTACACCTTTCGATTTcccaatataaaaaattaatattttcattttaaattattttatatttttaaataaaatatttttctattagttTTAGAGAGGTATGTAAAgacttttaaaagtaaaaacaacCTCAtgacaattataaaatattaatattttaattgagtacattttatttttaaaatttaaatactgatatatcttattatattattaaaacagCTGTGTAGTGAGCGTAACTTTAGACGAGTGTCAAACTACGAGTTCAAATTTTTCATTGGTTTTTCTGTGCCTGTTTTCTAGTgagtattaaaaatatattatgatgttttaaaaatatttttaatatatttaaaatatatttataagtgtattttgaaaatattaaagagAAATAACACAAATAATCAGCAAAGAATCTaaatttttcaatcttttctttttcatataaacATGTCAAGTGGACCAATGggtataaaattcatttttatctgTACAAATTCATTTCCATCTCATTTATaccaataaatttatatatatatatatatatatatatatatatatatatataaattttattctatctatatttttattggataatGGATATATCACcccttatttattttctaaatcaattaaataaattttataaaaaagtaaaaatctcAAATCTTCAAGGTCAaaacatagtttttttttcgtgtcaattattaaaaataggAAACTATACTGGTGTAAATCTTAAATTAAAgtacaaaataacaataaaagttaaatgattatataaaatattcaataattacacatgattaaatttttataacaatcaaatcatccattaattttacaaaaagttGGTAATTTCCTTGTGTTCATTCTACCTGTGCATAAAAAGAGGGAAAGTTAGAcatattaattttactaaaatatgaTATATCTTCGACATATTACTTATTGcaacatctttttcttaaaattctttaaatAGCTACAAACatgaaatacaaaatattaagtaaGAATTCGTAAAAAATTACTAactaacaaatattaatatatttcatcaatttaatttcatcaagtatttttaaaagtgttttcaTAATTCAATGAAGATGGCCTTGCactattagaattttaaaaaggaGTATTGTTGTGAAAATTGTGGCATTGATTTGATAGTCATTTTCTCTACAAACTACATAACACgtggaaaaaggaaaaaggacaATAAAACAAAggtgataaaattaaaaattatatttaacaattataaaaaattaagtatattcaagttttaaaatatttaaaatatatcttcaTTTCCctttttaataaatcatttaaacaaAATCGCATAcgaaaaaaactaaattaattaaaattaaaattttatttaatttcttattattatatataagagacctatcttaaaataatatttttatttttatacaacttcagttatatatacataaactacaaaattataatatcttgGTTAGTTGACATACACAActtagttattaaaaaataataaatatggaAACTCACGCCAAAATCCTGTGGATTTTCTTACCTACTAGAAACATCCTTTTCTCTGTCAGATTTGTATTTCTTATCTTCCTTGTTTTACATGCAAACAATAAATTTGTTTCACTCTGTTAAAACCATGCTTTTAAATGTTCCTTTTGCGAGATGAGCCTGAGTTATATTCAACGCTTTAGTGATGTttcattattctttatttattaagtCTTTATTGCTTTAACGTTATTATGCTACATTTAATGCCTGCATGATTTGATTACCGAAAAAcattctttcattaattttgatgactactattcataataaaaatattatattaaaataataataataaatataaatataatattataataaaataatagtgtATAAAGTTGCAATTTTTTAGGATAAGAGAATAATGTCATCAACCTTTGATTACTCGTATTTTGTCCCAAATATTTctgatttatttctttcttaattttatttgatattatttttattgttttaatttaaaatttcaaaacttaacGGTGATTTTCTTATCAATATacttataactataattatatataaatatatgaacattttaattaatttattcacaTTCAATTGTGATAAAAGTGTTTagatgataaaatataatttaaaataaaaatttaatataattcaaagaaaaaatatatatttaaaaaggttatatatatatatatatatatatgatttgctaacttattttaacattataaaagTATACTATAGCAAAAatcatattcataaaaaaaaacataatttaaacaCAAAggtattttaaagattttttatttttaatttaaatttaaaaaaataaaaaatcattcaaatactcttaattttaaaatttaaaatccataatatataataatatttttgttaactaaaatttgatacactTTGTAAATGGAAttgatgataaagaaaaatGCAAAATAAGCCATTAATCTTTAAGCAAAGCTTTTAAttcatgaatttaattttaaaaccacATCACTTCTTTACTTAAAGACAATTATTCTaaatctaactttttttttttttttgcattttccCCTATGTGTGGATCTCGTATAACTTTTCTTGCAATCTCATACTCACTAACTAAACGTCAaagtttttataagaattatcatagtatttttatttattttcatacattttGCTTGACAGTTCAAATCTACTACGTCATGTTTAATCatcaaataacataaaataaaattccattTGTTATGCA harbors:
- the LOC108319923 gene encoding 2-hydroxyisoflavanone dehydratase yields the protein MAKEEKEIVMELLPLIRVYKDGTVDRLLSSPNVPASLEDPETGVSSKDIVIADNPLVSARVFLPKNHNNPSHKLPIFVYFHGGAFCVESAFSFFVHRYLNILVSQANVIAISVDFRLLPHHPLPAAYQDGWTTLQWIASHATNTAANPEPWVLHYADFNKLYVGGETSGANIAHNLLLRAGEESLHGDLKIFGAVLSSPFFWGSKPIGSEPVEGHEQSLAMKVWSLACPDAPAGIDNPWINPCVTGAPSLATLACSKILITITGKDEFRDRNILYHDTIKESGWQGEVELFDAGDEEHAFQLFKPETDRAKAMIKHLASFLL
- the LOC108319933 gene encoding 2-hydroxyisoflavanone dehydratase, whose amino-acid sequence is MQKNSNKITMEIPNFVRVHEDGTIERLQGSPFVPPTLQNPTTNVSSKDVVISDKPPISARLYLPNGIQSQEDNLSRNNLKLPILVYFHGGGFFFESAFSQLHQNYFNTFLSVADILVVSVEYRLAPETPLPAAYHDCWEALKWVATKADLWVLKHGDLDRVFVGGDSAGANIAHNIAMRAGAEALPGGVKVLGALVSHPYFLGSKRIGSETEESVWIQSCDGGGFDNPLINPLSSAAASLSGLGCRKVLVCTAKMDELRERGVWYYEAVKKSGWEGEVELYEVDGEDHVFHVNDPRTQNAHNMFKRFADFILH